The DNA segment ATTACATTTTTAATTCCCCGAACTGCTTCATCAAAACTATTCTCTACATCTGCAAAATAATCCTGAAGTTCCTTAGTATGACCATGAAGAGATATGACACATAAGTTAACACCATCATTTATTGTCTGCTTTGCAAATTCCATATTACTTAATAAACGTCCATTGGTCTGAACAGAAATATTAGGATATCCCAACTCCTTAATCATTCTTATAATGTCTGGGAACTCTTCAAGAAGTGTTGGCTCTCCACCGTGAAGATTTACAAACTCGAACCCTCCATCTTTGTTTTCCTTTAAGAATTCATATACTAACTTTCTATTTACTTTTTCAGGTGTTCCAACATGAGAACCTACTACACAAAAAATACATGAATTATTACAAGTATCTGTTAAATGTACACTTAAATTTTTCATTTTAATCTACCTAGCCTTCCCTACACTTACCTCAAGTCATGTAACTTACAACAGTCATCAAATATTTTACAATTGCTAAAACACAAATGTCCTTTTTTAAATGCCTGCATTTTTTCAGATTCTAATATCTCTGAAATGCTGCTTTCAAAAATGTTTCCACAAACATACTTAGAATTCACGCCATGGCAACATGGGAAAAAATCACCTTTCAAGTTAATGTAATTAACAAGATTAGACCAACTCAGACACTTAAAGTTTGTTGAATTATCCATAAAAAATACTCGATTTTTCTGAGCAATTTTTTTTGCTTCCAGAAGAATCTGATTAACATCTTCTCTGTATTCACCATTTTCGACTCTTCTGATATCCATTGTAAAACTAATAGCACTAAGACCTTTTTCAGCTGCAAACTGAACAAGACTTGTAAGGTCCTTAATATTTTCTTCTGTGATAGTGCAGTTAATTATTCTTGTAAATCCCCTTGCCTGCGAAAGATTATATTGAAGGTTTTCCCAGTTGTAAGTTGATGCTATTTTTTTCATTCCCTCTTCTGTAGGTGAATCAACTGAAAAAATCATTACCTCGATACAATTACCGTGCTTAAGTTTTTCAAAATCAATTTTTACACTTCCACTTGTAATCAAAACTACCCTTTTATCCTTTAGTCTTTCAAGAACCTCATATAGATGTGGATAAACAAATGGCTCACCTATTCCACATATAACAACTCTTTCATAATTTTCTATTTTTTTATATAATTCTTCAAATTTCTCCATCGAAAGGTTCTGATCACAACGTTCATTAATTTTTCTTGTACAATATATACAATCTAACGGGCAAAAAGTTGTTAATTCGATTCCGATGGTATTAGATACCTTATTGATCTGACTTAAAATTTTATTTTCTAAAACTTTCTCTTTACTCTCCTGCATTGACTTCTCCTTTGCGAAGCTTATCCATTCGCATCATAAAACATTTTTCGCATAATCCGCCTTGTCTAAACGAACTATATTGTTCTCCATTCCAAATATCTTCAAAACTCTCCTTAATCAAGTTTCCAACTTGATAATTCTGGTGAAGTGCAAATCCACAAGGGAAAACATTTCCTTCAATATTTACGAAAGGTAAAATAGAATCATACTGAATACAGCAATATGAACGGAAAGGATTATCGCAAAGAATATGTGCCTTACTTGCAATTGACTTTGCTTTCATAATTCCCAATTCTATTTCTGCTAAATGTTCTACTATAAATTCTTCCATTCCCCAAGGTAATGAAAAATGGACAATTTTAAACTGATGTTCCTTCGCAAACTCTACAATCTCAGGAAGTGTATCATAATTATATTTATTGATCGTGCAATTCAAAAGAGACATGACACTCCTGTCACCTTTTGTTAATTCACGAAGTTTTTTTAAATTTTCAAACAGGATATCATATCGATAGTTTTCACCACAGGTATTCTTAATCGTTTCCTCTGTCACTGCATCAATTGAAAATATAGCCAGTTTTAATTTTCCCATTTCCTTTAATTCATCAAACTTAATTGGTAACATTCCACTTGAAATAATACTAATTCCCTGAAATGGAGAAGTTTTTACCATTTCATAAAATGCAGTATTCATGAAACTTTCTCCAATACCACAATAAACGGCATTCTTAATATGTTCAGTTTCCTCTATGCGTTTCATAAGTTCCACATATTGTTCTTTTTCCATATTCTCGCCTTTACCTTTTCTTTCACAGTATACGCAATTTAGTGGACATTTTGTGGATACCTCCAATGAAATACTTGTAGGTCGAACATCTAATATATCCATTGGTAACATTACATTCTCTCCTCTCTCATTCAAATGAAAAACGAACCTGATTCATACTACATTTGTCACAATCAAATTCATTGATAAACGTTTTCCAGGGAGTATCATTCATAATCTCCTCCATATTGTTTTTCTGAATCTGACCATCGACACGTACACCCCGGTTATGTGAACAACATGGTCTCACGTATCCTTCCACTGAAATGTAAGGAATTATATAGCCATTATACATACAAAACATAGTATCTGGCAGGTTAACAATCATTGTATAATTTTTTTCTTCTACATATTTTCTAAGTTCTGACAGCACTTCATGGATTCTATCATAATTATTACTAACCCATTTTAAATCTGTAGTAGGTAATAATAAATTTAAAGCGCTTACCTGATACTGATTGCAGAAATCTGCCATTTCAAACAAGTAATCCACATTATCTTTAGAAATAACAAAATTGATTGATATCTGGATACCTTTCTGTTCCTGCAATTTTTCTAGATTGCTGATTAGGATATCAAAGCGATATCGACTACATGCTTTTTGGGCAGTTTCCTCATCATGTCCATCAACTGAAAATGTGATGCTTTGAACATTCTTTGCCCGTGTCAATCTGTCCATATCGATTCTTATAGTTCCATTAGTAACTAACTGAATCCTATGATTTCCTGCAAGCTCTAAAAAATCGTAAAATTGTGGATGAGTGAGTTGCTCTCCCATTCCACAAAAGAGAATTGCTGTATTCTCCTTGATTCTTCCAAGTCTGAATAGCAGTTCCTCCTGTGTCAACATTTTACCTTTAAGTTTTAACCTACTTCTATAGCAATATTCGCAATCAAGGTTACAACCATTAGTTAATTCAATCATAATAAGGTTGTAGTCAATTGCCGTTTTTGTTAAGTCACTCATATGCTGCTCCTATAAAAAATTTACCTCTTTCGCCTTAATCATCATATCTCGACGCAACAATTGATTATTTCCCGAAAATACATACTCAGTCATATCTGCTCCATACAAAATGCCTGTTTCATAATCAATTGCAATGTTTCCTCTATAATAGGAAAATCCTTTTTTAGATTTATTCTTGTCGCTCATTTGAAAAGAAGCATTATCACATGAAAAATAGTAAACCACTGTTTTTCTATCATGATAAACGGCTTCTCCCAAATATCCAACCTTCATGTCTCCATTCTTATATTCACTGCTTGCATCATATAATCCCGCTGACATATCAAATGATTTATGATCAAGAGAATTAATAGATAGTCTGTCGTCAAAATCCACATAATTACTGTCACTTGATACAATATGTGACAATATCTGATCCATACCTATAATGTCATATACAAAGGCATGAATAAGACCGGTTACAGGTAATTTAGGAAACATTGAGAATAGTTCATTTATTATCTCCCATTGTCCATCTAATAACTCTTTTCCTTCCTTTTGATAATAATCTACCGCCAAATCTACCGACATATTAAACAATACACTAGAAAAACTTTTTTCCTTTGCAAAAGTCCATTCAATTGTTTTTTTACCGCTTGGGGAATAAAACATATTTACAATCTCGTATTTTGTGTCTAATAAACTAGCGTGTTTCGATTGTCTTTGGGGAATCATATTATACTCGCTTGTAAGGAAATGGGTCATATTGATTGTTCCATTTTCTGCAATATGATCCATTTTTACAGAATACTCATATAATACGGAACTAATATTTTGGGCTTGAAAACCTTTTTTAGTCCACTCCATTTTAAACTCCTTTTTTATCACATATTTGTATCATGATTTCGTTTGGGGAATCTAACTCTAACAAATGATTTAGATAGGTATTTAATTTTTCTGTTTTTGTTTTGTAATACTGATTACTATCAAGAGCTTCGCTAATAGCAGCTTTCATCTTTGAATATGAAAAAACTGGAACTGTTGTAAAAAGATCATAGTAATCATTGTTTTGAGTAATTGACCTAATAAACTTGTACCATCCAAATGTACTCGCGTAATATGGATATGCAATATGTATTCTTTTTA comes from the Blautia liquoris genome and includes:
- a CDS encoding radical SAM protein; its protein translation is MQESKEKVLENKILSQINKVSNTIGIELTTFCPLDCIYCTRKINERCDQNLSMEKFEELYKKIENYERVVICGIGEPFVYPHLYEVLERLKDKRVVLITSGSVKIDFEKLKHGNCIEVMIFSVDSPTEEGMKKIASTYNWENLQYNLSQARGFTRIINCTITEENIKDLTSLVQFAAEKGLSAISFTMDIRRVENGEYREDVNQILLEAKKIAQKNRVFFMDNSTNFKCLSWSNLVNYINLKGDFFPCCHGVNSKYVCGNIFESSISEILESEKMQAFKKGHLCFSNCKIFDDCCKLHDLR
- a CDS encoding radical SAM protein, which gives rise to MDILDVRPTSISLEVSTKCPLNCVYCERKGKGENMEKEQYVELMKRIEETEHIKNAVYCGIGESFMNTAFYEMVKTSPFQGISIISSGMLPIKFDELKEMGKLKLAIFSIDAVTEETIKNTCGENYRYDILFENLKKLRELTKGDRSVMSLLNCTINKYNYDTLPEIVEFAKEHQFKIVHFSLPWGMEEFIVEHLAEIELGIMKAKSIASKAHILCDNPFRSYCCIQYDSILPFVNIEGNVFPCGFALHQNYQVGNLIKESFEDIWNGEQYSSFRQGGLCEKCFMMRMDKLRKGEVNAGE
- a CDS encoding radical SAM protein, producing MSDLTKTAIDYNLIMIELTNGCNLDCEYCYRSRLKLKGKMLTQEELLFRLGRIKENTAILFCGMGEQLTHPQFYDFLELAGNHRIQLVTNGTIRIDMDRLTRAKNVQSITFSVDGHDEETAQKACSRYRFDILISNLEKLQEQKGIQISINFVISKDNVDYLFEMADFCNQYQVSALNLLLPTTDLKWVSNNYDRIHEVLSELRKYVEEKNYTMIVNLPDTMFCMYNGYIIPYISVEGYVRPCCSHNRGVRVDGQIQKNNMEEIMNDTPWKTFINEFDCDKCSMNQVRFSFE